In Haloterrigena turkmenica DSM 5511, a single genomic region encodes these proteins:
- a CDS encoding efflux RND transporter permease subunit, with protein MSGSVATKYAEWIVSHSRLVIVLVLSLTAVVAAGAAIGESEEGEIGQFDVDSEETDALEEIESTYGTDDAIVAQVVVRDEGGDVLTRESLLEGLELQRAVREDEELNATLDEQGFVGLENVVGTAAVYEDRAAEADGPPDASQPTLEEQIAALESRSDEEVEELLADVLDPDGDVGQGGQSAGAGAEADPYEFLPTDYEPGETEADARLTLVFQVDDSGSEGDPEAAYAAQVDIADRVDERFDDAFVFGQGISDEASSNAVGDSFAIITPVALVFVLCVLAVTYRDVVDVLLGLFGIGVVLVWLAGIRGWLEIPSSQLLIAVPFLLIGLSIDYALHVVMRYREARAGELEAAPAADGGRVGADEGMRLGLAGVALALAAATVSTGVGFLSNVVSPLPAIRDFAVLSAGGILAAFVAFAVLVPALKVEVDGFLERRFGRTRAKPAFGSGSGIGNRVLSGVAAVPQRLPLGIVLVAFLLATGGAYGATTIDTEFNQADFLPEDAPEWAKSLPGPLAPDTYTISDDAAYLGENFGGQGENGQTQVLIRGAVTDPDALVAMDDAVGGVDGDEGTIASRPGGDPAIEGPPSVIRDVASENETVAAALEERDTTGDRLPNEDVAGFYDVLFDADSDRASAVLYRADGGDGDGSGDYESARLVVDVQGDASAQAAADDTRDVASAIEDDTDAVTATAAGGPVTTAVVQDALLETLVEAFVVTLVVIFAFLTALYWVRHRALSLGAITLAPVVAALAWLLGAMALLGLPFNSETAVITSLAIGLGVDYSIHVGERFVAERSERDSLPDALAATITGTGGALLGSAATTAAGFGVLALALAPPLQRFGLVTGLSIVFAFVACLTVLPCLLVLRERLLARLS; from the coding sequence ATGAGCGGGTCCGTCGCGACGAAGTACGCCGAGTGGATCGTTTCCCACAGCCGCCTCGTGATCGTCCTCGTCCTCTCGCTGACCGCCGTCGTCGCCGCCGGCGCGGCGATCGGCGAGAGCGAGGAGGGCGAGATCGGCCAGTTCGACGTCGACTCCGAGGAGACCGATGCGCTCGAGGAGATCGAGTCGACCTACGGCACCGACGACGCGATCGTCGCTCAGGTCGTCGTCCGCGACGAGGGCGGCGACGTGCTCACCCGCGAGTCGCTGCTCGAGGGGCTCGAGCTTCAGCGGGCGGTTCGCGAGGACGAGGAACTGAACGCCACGCTCGACGAGCAGGGGTTCGTCGGCCTCGAGAACGTCGTCGGGACGGCCGCCGTCTACGAGGATCGGGCCGCGGAAGCGGACGGACCGCCCGACGCCAGTCAGCCGACCCTCGAGGAACAGATCGCGGCGCTCGAGTCGCGCTCGGACGAGGAGGTCGAAGAACTGCTCGCCGACGTGCTCGATCCCGACGGCGACGTGGGGCAAGGGGGCCAGTCGGCGGGAGCGGGCGCGGAGGCTGACCCCTACGAGTTCCTCCCGACCGACTACGAGCCGGGTGAGACCGAGGCCGACGCGCGGCTCACCCTCGTCTTCCAGGTCGACGACAGCGGTTCCGAGGGGGACCCCGAGGCCGCGTACGCGGCGCAGGTCGATATCGCCGACCGCGTCGACGAGCGCTTCGACGACGCGTTCGTCTTCGGACAGGGGATCAGCGACGAGGCGTCGTCGAACGCCGTCGGCGACAGCTTCGCGATCATCACGCCCGTCGCGCTCGTGTTCGTACTGTGCGTGCTGGCGGTGACCTACCGGGACGTCGTCGACGTCCTGCTCGGCCTGTTCGGCATCGGCGTCGTGCTGGTCTGGCTCGCGGGGATCCGGGGCTGGCTCGAGATCCCTTCGAGTCAACTGCTGATCGCCGTCCCCTTCCTGCTGATCGGACTGAGCATCGACTACGCGCTCCACGTGGTGATGCGATACCGGGAGGCGAGGGCGGGCGAACTCGAGGCCGCGCCCGCCGCGGACGGGGGACGGGTCGGGGCGGACGAGGGCATGCGACTCGGCCTCGCCGGCGTCGCCCTCGCGCTCGCCGCGGCGACGGTCTCGACGGGCGTCGGCTTCCTCTCGAACGTCGTCAGCCCGCTGCCGGCGATCCGGGACTTCGCGGTCCTCTCCGCGGGCGGCATTCTCGCCGCGTTCGTCGCCTTCGCGGTGCTCGTCCCGGCGCTGAAGGTCGAGGTCGACGGTTTCCTCGAGCGCCGGTTCGGTCGCACGCGAGCGAAGCCGGCGTTCGGGTCGGGGTCGGGCATCGGCAACCGAGTCCTCTCGGGCGTCGCCGCCGTCCCACAGCGGCTGCCGCTGGGCATCGTGCTGGTCGCGTTCCTGCTCGCCACCGGCGGCGCCTACGGCGCGACGACGATCGACACGGAGTTCAACCAGGCCGATTTCCTCCCCGAGGACGCCCCGGAGTGGGCCAAGTCCCTGCCGGGACCGCTCGCGCCGGACACGTACACGATCAGCGACGACGCCGCGTACCTCGGCGAGAACTTCGGCGGACAGGGCGAGAACGGGCAGACGCAGGTACTCATACGCGGAGCCGTCACCGATCCCGACGCGCTCGTCGCGATGGACGACGCCGTCGGCGGCGTCGACGGCGACGAGGGAACGATCGCCTCCCGGCCCGGCGGCGACCCCGCCATCGAGGGCCCGCCCTCGGTAATTCGGGACGTCGCGAGCGAGAACGAGACCGTCGCCGCCGCGCTCGAGGAGCGCGATACGACCGGCGACCGGCTCCCGAACGAGGACGTCGCCGGCTTCTACGACGTGCTGTTCGACGCCGATTCGGACCGTGCGTCCGCGGTGCTCTACCGCGCGGACGGTGGCGACGGGGACGGCAGCGGCGACTACGAGAGCGCCCGCCTCGTCGTGGACGTCCAGGGTGACGCGTCCGCGCAGGCCGCTGCCGACGACACCCGCGACGTGGCGTCGGCGATCGAGGACGACACCGACGCCGTGACGGCGACCGCGGCGGGCGGCCCCGTGACGACCGCCGTGGTTCAGGACGCGCTGCTCGAGACGCTCGTCGAGGCGTTCGTCGTCACGCTGGTGGTCATCTTCGCCTTCCTGACGGCGCTCTACTGGGTCCGCCACCGGGCGCTCTCGCTGGGCGCGATCACGCTCGCGCCGGTGGTCGCCGCGCTCGCGTGGCTGCTGGGAGCGATGGCGCTGCTCGGCCTGCCGTTCAACAGCGAGACGGCGGTCATCACGAGCCTCGCGATCGGACTGGGGGTCGACTACAGCATCCACGTCGGGGAGCGGTTCGTCGCGGAGCGAAGTGAGCGGGACTCGCTTCCGGACGCCCTCGCGGCGACGATCACCGGCACCGGCGGGGCGCTGCTGGGGAGCGCGGCGACGACCGCGGCCGGCTTCGGCGTCCTCGCGCTCGCGCTGGCGCCGCCGCTGCAGCGCTTCGGTCTCGTGACGGGCCTCAGCATCGTCTTCGCCTTCGTCGCCTGCCTCACCGTGCTCCCCTGTCTGCTCGTGCTCCGCGAGCGACTGCTCGCTCGCCTGTCGTGA
- a CDS encoding HFX_2341 family transcriptional regulator, whose protein sequence is MQTHIVPVGFDYDRLIAPLVRDQIDVDSVILLEGAVGSEANVEYSRHLSDKLETDFKNLLGATTERFVLEDVYDYDAAFEQAYDLITAELDDGNEVWVNVAAMPRTVSFAFANAAHSLMVERQEDREGIHTYYTAPEKYLETELAEELREQIELLEELDAGAGVDGDEALDGERIDERLESARDLLSEFDERGTTIGAKEIDGRHIVELPVASFSNVKPFEELILFKLGEDGEFDSVSELAESLARELNEEYTDSFRSKVIYNVDRLGPGGKGYIEREEHGKSYRTRLSRIGELWVRAHSDDESR, encoded by the coding sequence ATGCAAACCCACATCGTCCCGGTCGGCTTCGACTACGACCGGCTGATCGCGCCGCTGGTGCGCGATCAGATCGACGTCGACAGCGTCATCCTCCTCGAGGGCGCCGTCGGGAGCGAGGCCAACGTCGAGTACTCCCGGCACCTCTCGGACAAACTCGAGACGGACTTCAAGAACCTGCTGGGGGCGACCACCGAGCGGTTCGTCCTCGAAGACGTCTACGACTACGACGCGGCCTTCGAGCAGGCCTACGACCTCATCACCGCCGAACTCGACGACGGAAACGAAGTCTGGGTCAACGTCGCCGCGATGCCCCGCACGGTGAGTTTCGCCTTCGCCAACGCCGCCCACTCGCTGATGGTCGAGCGCCAGGAGGACCGCGAGGGGATCCACACCTACTACACGGCCCCCGAGAAGTACCTCGAGACGGAACTGGCCGAGGAACTCCGCGAGCAGATCGAACTGCTCGAGGAGTTAGACGCCGGGGCGGGCGTCGACGGCGACGAGGCGCTCGACGGCGAACGGATCGACGAACGCCTCGAGAGCGCCCGCGACCTCCTCTCGGAGTTCGACGAGCGCGGGACGACGATCGGCGCCAAGGAGATCGACGGTCGCCACATCGTCGAACTGCCCGTCGCCTCCTTCTCGAACGTCAAACCCTTCGAGGAGCTCATCCTGTTCAAACTCGGCGAGGACGGCGAGTTCGATTCCGTCTCCGAACTCGCGGAGTCGCTGGCCCGCGAACTGAACGAGGAGTACACCGACAGCTTCCGGTCGAAGGTCATCTACAACGTCGACCGCCTCGGCCCCGGCGGCAAGGGGTACATCGAACGCGAAGAACACGGCAAATCCTACCGAACGCGGCTCTCTCGCATCGGTGAACTCTGGGTGCGGGCCCACTCCGACGACGAGTCGCGATAG